A region of Panthera uncia isolate 11264 chromosome D4, Puncia_PCG_1.0, whole genome shotgun sequence DNA encodes the following proteins:
- the LOC125925448 gene encoding LOW QUALITY PROTEIN: zinc finger protein 658-like (The sequence of the model RefSeq protein was modified relative to this genomic sequence to represent the inferred CDS: deleted 2 bases in 1 codon) has translation MNIAQGSVSFEDVVVEFTQDEWQYMSPAQRTLYRDVMLENYSHLISVGYCLTKPKMIFRLEQEEEPWSLEEEFLNQRYPGYFSIDNHIEENQEKQEKPLWQVILTNNKTLSKEEQKVLEKPFNLDITPNSSGNMPCKYDSCRMNLPGVSELIICDRNYSRKKADYIDVCKKLKLDTKHEKTYTGEKSYRYNKNVKPLSYWKNHQKLQTLEQSFECNEFGKILHDKTVCVMGEESYKDDEFRKNCDNYMRTGTKEKCFHLNECRKSKTTIENYNKVHMAVAHYECNESGNNFSSISSLTQSQRTATEQTSFASNKCDENLSQSSAHIVQKKTQTRDEFCVYNGCINTFYQKLDLIVCQRTHTEEELYQRGKYRRSFHQNLALSVHQQSETGEKSFECNECKKSFYQKVQLIHHQRTHPGERPEECGESFCSNSHPIHYPGTDIGVSLYGCSKCEKTFCQKLNLSENLTVHTKETPYDNSGCGKSYKKSALVVCQRTHTGMKLCQSNVYGKTFSKTSHIREHQRSHTREKSYKCIECGKAFSKTSHLRAHQRIHTGEKPYKCVECGKTFSHKTHLSAHQRIHTGEKPYECNGCGKTFADNSTLRAHQRIHTGEKPYECNECGRPFTHISVLRAHQRIHTGEKPYECNDCGRSFAHNSALRAHQRIHTGEKPYECSDCEKTFAHNSALKVHQRIHTGEKPYECNECAKTFAHNSALRAHQKMHTGEKLYECNECGKTFSQKTHLSTHQRIHTGEKPYECSECGKTFSQKSYLSGHERIHKGEKPYKCNECGKTFVYKAALIVHQRTHTGEKPYECNECGKTFSQRTHLCAHQRIHTGEKPYECNECGKTFADNSALRTHQRIHTGEKPYECSECGKTFSKTSHLRAHLRTQTGEKPYECNECGKTFSQKSYVIAHQRIHTGEKPFECNICGKPFAHNSTLRVHQRIHTGVKSYECNECGKTFSQKSHLSAHQRIHTGEKPYECNECGKAFAQNSTLRVHQRIHTGEKPYECNECRKTFVRKAALRTSHQNAHQRGNPYM, from the exons gatATTTCAGCATTGATAATCACATTGAGGAGAACcaggaaaaacaagagaaaccTCTGTGGCAAGTAATACTCACTAATAACAAAACATTGAGTAAAGAAGAGCAGAAAGTCTTAGAAAAACCATTTAATCTGGATATAACTCCAAATTCTTCAGGAAATATGCCTTGTAAATATGACTCATGTAGAATGAATTTGCCAGGTGTTTCTGAATTAATTATTTGTGATAGAAACTATTCAAGAAAGAAGGCTGATTACATAGATGTATGCAAAAAATTGAAGCTTGATACTAAGCATGAGAAAACTTACACTGGAGAGAAGTCTTacagatataataaaaatgtaaaacctctCAGTTATTGGAAAAATCATCAGAAACTTCAAACCCTGGAACAATCTTTTGAATGTAATGAATTTGGGAAAATTTTGCATGATAAGACTGTTTGTGTTATGGGAGAGGAATCCTATAAGGATGATGAATTTAGGAAAAACTGTGATAACTACATGAGAACTGGCACAAAAGAGAAATGCTTTCATCTTAATGAATGTAGGAAATCCAAAACCACTATTGAGAACTATAATAAAGTTCACATGGCTGTGGCACACTATGAATGTAATGAAAGTGGGAATAACTTCAGCAGTATCTCATCTCTCACTCAATCTCAGAGAACTGCTACAGAACAGACTAGTTTTGCAAGCAATAAGTGTGACGAAAACTTGAGCCAGAGCTCAGCCCATATAgtacaaaaaaagacacaaactagAGATGAATTTTGTGTGTATAATGGATGTATAAATACCTTCTACCAGAAATTAGACCTTATAGTATGTCAGAGAACTCACACAGAAGAGGAATTGTACCAGCGTGGTAAATACAGGAGGTCCTTCCATCAGAACTTAGCCCTTAGTGTACATCAGCAAAGTGAAACTGGAGAGAAGTCATTTGAATGTAATGAATGCAAGAAATCCTTTTACCAGAAAGTACAACTCATTCATCATCAGAGGACCCATCCAGGGGAGAGACCTGAGGAATGTGGGGAATCTTTTTGTTCAAATTCACACCCTATTCATTATCCTGGAACTGATATAGGGGTCAGTCTCTATGGATGTAGTAAATGTGAGAAAACTTTCTGTCAGAAGTTAAACCTCAGTGAAAATCTGACAGTTCACACAAAGGAGACACCTTATGATAATAGTGGATGTGGGAAATCTTACAAGAAGTCTGCTCTCGTAGTATGCCAAAGAACACACACAGGGATGAAACTCTGTCAAAGTAATGTATATGGAAAAACATTCTCCAAGACGTCACATATCAGAGAACATCAGAGAAGTCACACAAGGGAGAAATCCTACAAATGTAttgaatgtgggaaagctttctCTAAGACATCACATCTCAGAgcacatcagagaattcacacaggCGAAAAACCCTACAAATGTGTTGAATGTGGGAAAACTTTCTCTCATAAGACACACCTTAGTgcacatcagagaattcataccggggagaaaccctatgaatgtaatggATGTGGGAAAACTTTTGCTGATAATTCAACCCTCAGAGCACATCAAAGAATTCACACAGGGGAGAAACCCTATGAGTGTAATGAATGTGGGAGGCCTTTTACCCATATATCTGTTCTCAGAgcacatcagagaattcataccggtgagaaaccctatgaatgtaatgaCTGTGGGAGATCTTTTGCCCATAATTCAGCCCTTAGAgcacatcagagaattcacacaggaGAAAAACCCTATGAGTGTAGTGACTGTGAAAAAACTTTTGCCCATAATTCAGCTCTCAAAgtacatcagagaattcacacaggagagaaaccatatgaatgtaatgaatgtgcaAAAACTTTTGCCCATAATTCAGCCCTCAGAGCACATCAGAAAATGCACACAGGGGAGAAACtctatgaatgtaatgaatgtgggaaaactTTTTCACAGAAGACACACCTCAGTacacatcagagaattcacacaggtgagaaaccttatgaatgtagtGAATGTGGGAAAACCTTCTCTCAGAAATCATACCTCAGTGGACATGAAAGAATTCACAAAGGGGAAAAAccttataaatgtaatgaatgtgggaaaacaTTTGTTTATAAGGCAGCTCTCATTGTCCATCAAAgaactcacacaggagagaaaccctatgaatgtaatgaatgtgggaaaactTTCTCCCAAAGGACACACCTCTGTGCACATCAGAGAATCCACACAGgggagaaaccttatgaatgcaATGAATGTGGGAAAACTTTTGCTGATAATTCAGCCCTCAGGacacatcagagaattcacacagggGAGAAACCCTATGAGTGTAGTGAATGTGGGAAAACTTTCTCCAAGACATCACACCTCAGAGCACATTTGAGGACTCAGACAggggagaaaccctatgaatgtaatgaatgtgggaaaactTTTTCCCAGAAGTCATATGTTATTgcacatcagagaattcatacaggTGAGAAACCCTTTGAATGTAATATATGTGGGAAACCTTTTGCCCATAATTCAACTCTCAGAgtacatcagagaattcacacaggTGTAAAAtcctatgaatgtaatgaatgtgggaagacTTTCTCCCAGAAGTCACACCTAAGTGCACACCAGAGAATTCACACAGGGGAGAAACCCTATGagtgtaatgaatgtgggaaagcttttGCACAAAATTCAACTCTCCGAGTACACCAGAgaattcacacaggagagaaaccctatgaatgtaatgaatgcaGAAAAACTTTTGTCCGTAAGGCAGCTCTTAGA ACATCACACCAGAATGCACACCAGAGAGGAAACCCTTACATGTAG